A region of the Catenulispora sp. GP43 genome:
AGCAGATGGATGTGATACCAGGTCTCGTACGGCAGCTTGCGGCGTACCGCGCGGGCCGAGACGACCCCGACCAGCACGAGCAGGGCCAGGCCGAAGGCGGACAACAGCACATCCGGATAGTGGAGAAGGACGGTGCCCGTCTCGGCGACCGGATCGGTGCCGGACTGCCAGGCGTAGCCGAGGATGATCAGCACCGCGTGGGCCACCGCCAGCGCGACGGTGTACTCGCCCAGGGCCCGGTGGTACCGCGACACCACATCCGAGCCGACCCGGTTCTCCAACCAGGGAATACGCGCCATCAACGCGACCAGGACCAGCAACAGGTAGGCGGCCAGCAGACCGGACAGGCGCCCGGCGGCGGTCACATAGTCCCCACCTCCGCCCAGCGAACCGGGAATGGTGTCCTGCCACCACAGCGCCAGGACGGCCGGCACACCGGCCCAGATGGCCAGCAGCAACGCCCGTGACCACAGGCGGCCCGCGCCCGGCAGGCCGGCAGGCCGCTGCGGGGACGGTCCGGCCCGGTGACGGGACTGCTGCGCGGAGTGGGAGCTCATAGTAGACACAGACGGCTCCCGTCACTGTGCGGGGATCTCACCACACCACCGTCTCCGTCAGGGCATAACACACCGGTAACAGACCAGGCCCACCCCGCGCAGCGGCGGGGCCGACTCATCGGTCCGGCCGGGCAACAACTGCCGAGTCCTGCTTTGCCGGCAGCACCGCCATAGCGCTGGTCACGCTCAGGGCCCCACCCGCAGGATGCCGCGATGCGCGGACGTCGGCGATCGAGCCCGGCCCGGTGCGCGACCACGCCGAGGCGAGGCCGGTGCGGTCCAGGTTGAGTGCGTTGGTCAGCCAGGCGAAGCCCGCGTATATCCGCCAGATGCGGCTCAGCACGCTTCGACCTCACTGGGAAGGTCAGGACGTAGTAGTAGGCGTCGCGCGGCAGACCCGACCCGTCCGACGGCGTGCTTCATCAATATCGGGCAAACTATGCATGCTCGTACTACCGCCTATAGCTGATTATTCGGTCTAGAAAACCGGCAATCGGACTATTGACGTGAATCATCTGTGTCAGCACACTGAAGCGCAATCGGTCCCGCCATCCTGGTCACCGGGAATTGTCAAGGACACGGCACGACAGCACGTTCCGATCGCGGCTCCGCACCCGGACTCCCCGCGATGTCAGCGCCCGAAACCGCTCCGAGCGATCCGACGTCTCAGCCACCAGGACGTCAGCAGCCAGGCACGTCGGATTGTCATGACTGACAAGGACCTGAAGAGCAATGTCCGGCATGCACTCCGCACCCCTGACGGCTCACGTGGACCCGAGCGTTCGCGGCCGTCTTCCGGGGGCTCCCCGAAATCACCCCGAGCACCATTCACCGTCGTCACCGCCACGACCGCGGCATCCCTCGCCACGCTGTTCCCGAAGTGTCCGAAGGCACCGGACCGGGACCGGCAATCCGACGTGCCAAAGCCGCGCCGCGATCCCCCCGACCAGTGCGCAGGTCCGGACATGAGCCCCCGACGCCGACTGCGGACCAGGTCGGACGACCGCAACGAGACGCTCATCGCAAGCGACGTCTGCGCACGATCAGTGCGGCCGGTGTACGTCGTGGCACGGCACGCCTGCTTCGAGTCCCGCCGCATCCGCAGCGGCGACGAGCCGATGCACGCCCGCAGCCCCCTGCGGATGCGCCTGGTCCTGGCTCTGATCGGACTGGCCAACGCGATCGCCGGAGCGGTGTTCTTCGCCACCGAGCACGCCACCGGATTCGTGCTGGCCTGTACGGTGTTCGGGCTCCTCGTGGTGGCGGACATCGGCGTCATCCTCATCCACATCCGGCAGGGCCCCAACTGGCAGCCG
Encoded here:
- a CDS encoding DUF6343 family protein, encoding MSPRRRLRTRSDDRNETLIASDVCARSVRPVYVVARHACFESRRIRSGDEPMHARSPLRMRLVLALIGLANAIAGAVFFATEHATGFVLACTVFGLLVVADIGVILIHIRQGPNWQPGQDIPPYRPVETPLGPIRRRPPLPQNTRVHIYLAMMSSCLVLMIVAWTFIRFYSFATATVMTLIATALPPVAAVVANSPGGD